Proteins encoded by one window of Cyclobacteriaceae bacterium:
- a CDS encoding hemerythrin domain-containing protein: MIDLQKINNNDPLKRMVEKESGIEEFSPMDPPEAFTPPVVDTVPYDELHPCLQQFMDEHTQAKKELEAFEQALIAFKQNGWQRHPDIEKSFHTFFSYMDNHMVKHHLKEEKVLFPVLQKRLIEHKEHSKGPFPKTAIDMLEDDHLKIMQHLTLMFNFISLATRLPDVTSRALTFDVAAEQGFALIELLKLHLFREENVVFPKANKYISTQEFDTLLKQVVAYAQY; the protein is encoded by the coding sequence ATGATCGATTTACAAAAAATAAACAATAATGATCCATTGAAGCGGATGGTTGAAAAGGAAAGTGGGATTGAAGAATTTTCACCGATGGATCCACCTGAAGCCTTTACACCACCCGTAGTGGATACGGTGCCCTACGATGAATTACATCCGTGTTTGCAGCAATTTATGGATGAACACACGCAAGCCAAAAAGGAATTGGAAGCGTTTGAACAAGCTCTGATTGCCTTTAAGCAAAATGGTTGGCAACGACATCCCGATATCGAAAAGAGTTTTCACACGTTCTTCTCCTACATGGACAACCACATGGTGAAACATCACCTGAAGGAAGAGAAAGTGTTGTTCCCGGTATTACAGAAAAGGCTAATCGAACACAAGGAGCACAGTAAAGGACCGTTTCCTAAAACAGCCATTGACATGCTGGAGGATGACCACTTGAAAATTATGCAGCACCTGACTCTCATGTTCAATTTTATTTCGCTGGCTACACGACTGCCAGATGTTACTTCACGTGCGTTAACGTTCGATGTCGCTGCCGAACAGGGATTCGCTCTCATTGAACTACTCAAGTTACACCTTTTCCGTGAGGAGAACGTGGTATTTCCGAAAGCAAATAAGTACATCAGCACCCAGGAATTTGATACCCTGCTGAAACAGGTAGTGGCTTATGCACAATATTGA
- the narI gene encoding respiratory nitrate reductase subunit gamma: protein MTILNTFFFIILPYLALFIFFIGTIYRYRNVKFQISSLSSEFLEGKKLFWGSVPFHWGMLFLFFGHLTAFLIPKSVLLWNSHPVRLLVLEVAAFAFGLSMLVGLANLIYRRWTQGRIRVVTSWMDHVVEILLLAQVFLGLWVAYEYRWGSSWFASSLTPYLWSIFLLEPRMDAVVAMPLVIQLHVIGAYLIVMLFPFSRLMHALVAPLDYLWRPYQRVIWNWNKNKVRNPANGWSVYRPRNN, encoded by the coding sequence ATGACTATTCTTAACACCTTCTTCTTCATCATACTTCCTTATCTGGCTTTGTTTATATTTTTTATCGGTACCATTTACCGGTACCGGAATGTCAAGTTTCAGATCTCCTCTCTGTCATCCGAATTTCTGGAGGGTAAGAAATTATTTTGGGGCAGTGTACCGTTTCACTGGGGTATGCTCTTTCTCTTCTTTGGTCACCTTACCGCATTTCTCATTCCAAAAAGTGTGTTGCTGTGGAACAGTCACCCGGTACGTTTACTGGTGCTGGAGGTAGCTGCTTTTGCCTTTGGTTTGAGTATGCTGGTTGGCCTGGCAAACCTGATTTACCGTAGGTGGACGCAGGGCCGCATTCGGGTGGTAACCAGTTGGATGGATCATGTGGTGGAAATTCTGTTACTGGCACAGGTGTTTTTGGGATTGTGGGTAGCTTACGAATACCGTTGGGGTTCATCCTGGTTTGCATCGTCACTTACACCTTACTTGTGGTCCATTTTCTTACTCGAGCCGCGCATGGATGCCGTAGTGGCGATGCCGCTCGTTATCCAATTGCATGTGATCGGAGCTTACCTGATTGTAATGCTCTTCCCCTTCTCACGCCTGATGCATGCACTGGTTGCCCCGTTGGATTACCTATGGCGGCCGTATCAACGGGTAATCTGGAACTGGAACAAAAACAAGGTGCGAAATCCAGCCAACGGCTGGTCGGTTTATAGGCCAAGAAATAACTAA